The following are from one region of the Cetobacterium somerae genome:
- a CDS encoding DMT family transporter, whose translation MKKQYLGAGLVCLAATMWGFDGIVLTPRLYQLNVAYVVFVLHLLPLIGMSILFGKSEITNIKKLSKEDLFFYFLIALFGGTLGTLSIVKALFLVNFNHLTVVTLLQKLQPVFAIILARVLLGEKVGKNFIFWAIAALMSGYLLTFQFSLPHFEVGDNIGLASMYAVLAAFSFGSSTVFGKKILAHSTFRTALYTRYLFTSVITGLIVVANGNLEWFLKTTPHQWMIFIIIGLTTGSGAVLLYYIGLRYIKANIATMCELCFPVSSIVFDYIFNGRLLTSVQFISAGILLFTIYKITRNQKN comes from the coding sequence ATAAAAAAGCAATATTTAGGAGCAGGGTTAGTTTGCTTAGCAGCAACAATGTGGGGATTTGACGGAATAGTGTTAACTCCTAGATTATATCAATTAAACGTAGCATATGTTGTATTTGTATTACATCTACTACCTTTAATAGGTATGAGTATTTTATTTGGGAAATCTGAAATTACAAATATAAAAAAATTGAGCAAAGAAGATTTATTTTTTTATTTTTTAATAGCTTTATTTGGAGGAACATTAGGAACGCTATCTATAGTAAAAGCATTGTTCTTAGTTAATTTTAATCATTTGACAGTAGTTACTCTTTTACAGAAATTGCAACCAGTTTTTGCTATAATTCTTGCGAGAGTATTATTGGGCGAAAAAGTAGGAAAAAACTTTATATTTTGGGCAATAGCTGCATTAATGAGTGGATATTTATTAACATTCCAATTTTCATTACCACATTTTGAAGTTGGTGATAATATTGGATTAGCAAGTATGTACGCTGTGTTAGCTGCCTTTTCTTTTGGTAGTTCCACGGTATTTGGTAAAAAAATATTGGCTCACTCTACTTTTAGAACGGCCTTGTATACACGGTATTTGTTTACATCAGTTATAACTGGTTTAATAGTGGTAGCTAATGGTAATCTAGAATGGTTTTTAAAAACGACTCCACATCAATGGATGATTTTTATTATTATAGGATTAACAACAGGAAGTGGAGCAGTACTTCTTTATTATATAGGTCTTAGATATATAAAAGCTAATATTGCTACTATGTGTGAATTGTGTTTTCCAGTTTCATCAATAGTATTTGATTATATTTTTAATGGAAGATTGTTAACATCGGTTCAGTTTATAAGTGCAGGTATATTATTATTTACAATATATAAAATTACAAGAAATCAAAAAAATTAA
- a CDS encoding GntR family transcriptional regulator yields MIDKSSTIPLYLQLVEIILEQIKTGLYTEGEKIPSERELSEIFNISRATVRQALSELEKQKDIYKIHGKGNFVSTHKINQDLNGFYSFSDEMIKLGKIPGNKILNLILKEAGNAIATKLNIQPHEKIFILNRVRLANNEALMYETTYLPQWRFEKILESDIELNGLYNLMKNKYNVSISYAEETFSPCILNENDSLFLNAVPGDCGMILERYTFEKNSIIEYTKSIVKGNSFKYKVRLNNFI; encoded by the coding sequence GTGATTGATAAATCTTCTACAATACCACTGTATTTACAACTAGTTGAAATAATTTTAGAACAAATCAAAACTGGTCTATACACTGAAGGAGAGAAAATTCCATCTGAAAGAGAGTTATCAGAGATTTTTAATATTAGTAGAGCTACTGTTCGACAAGCTTTATCTGAACTTGAAAAACAAAAAGACATTTATAAAATACATGGAAAAGGAAATTTTGTGTCAACTCATAAGATAAATCAAGATTTAAATGGCTTTTATTCTTTTAGTGATGAAATGATTAAATTAGGAAAAATTCCTGGGAATAAAATTTTAAATTTAATTTTAAAAGAAGCTGGAAATGCTATAGCTACAAAGTTAAATATTCAACCTCATGAAAAAATTTTTATTTTAAATAGAGTTCGTTTAGCTAATAATGAAGCACTTATGTATGAAACAACATATTTGCCTCAATGGAGATTTGAAAAAATTTTAGAAAGTGATATTGAATTAAACGGATTGTACAATCTCATGAAAAATAAATATAATGTTTCTATTTCATATGCAGAAGAGACTTTTTCTCCATGTATTTTAAACGAAAACGATAGTTTATTTTTAAATGCAGTTCCTGGCGATTGTGGTATGATTCTTGAAAGATATACATTTGAAAAAAATAGTATTATTGAATATACAAAATCAATAGTTAAAGGAAATAGTTTTAAATATAAGGTTCGTCTTAATAATTTTATTTAA
- a CDS encoding DsbA family oxidoreductase, whose product MKISIILDFVCPYCYVGEKILEKALKEKNLKPEFRFFPYELSPEPKPQPIVNEASKEYFEKNIVNWAKEENIEINFPTINPKPRTSLAFEGIYTAEKYDKGIEYVRAVLEAYWLHNKDIGNVEVLIEIADNLLIPKFEFADALLSGKFKEAHQKLNAEVSEFDFDVVPTFYINDTQLETFPRTTEKWLELLK is encoded by the coding sequence ATGAAAATATCAATAATTTTAGATTTTGTATGTCCATATTGTTATGTTGGAGAAAAAATTTTAGAAAAAGCTTTAAAAGAAAAAAATTTAAAACCAGAGTTTAGATTTTTTCCTTATGAGCTTTCACCTGAACCAAAACCACAACCAATAGTTAACGAAGCTAGCAAAGAATATTTTGAAAAAAATATAGTTAATTGGGCAAAAGAGGAAAATATTGAAATTAACTTTCCAACAATTAATCCAAAGCCTAGAACATCACTAGCTTTTGAAGGTATATATACAGCAGAGAAATATGACAAAGGAATCGAATATGTTAGAGCAGTTCTTGAAGCATATTGGCTACACAATAAAGATATCGGAAACGTTGAAGTTTTAATTGAAATTGCTGATAATTTATTAATACCAAAATTTGAATTTGCTGATGCTTTATTATCTGGTAAATTTAAAGAAGCTCATCAAAAACTAAATGCTGAAGTTTCTGAATTTGATTTTGACGTTGTACCTACTTTCTACATCAATGATACTCAACTTGAAACTTTTCCTAGAACAACTGAAAAATGGTTAGAATTATTAAAATAA
- the ilvA gene encoding threonine ammonia-lyase, giving the protein MDCNFTLEDILKANETIKDSLKRTPVVECPTLREMTGNAVYFKLENLQKTGSFKLRGALNKIASLSPEERAAGVIASSAGNHAQGVALGAAAQGIKATIVMPATAPLAKIAATKSYGAEVILEGEVYDDAYRKACEIQKETGATFLHPFDDKFVMAGQGTIGLEILEDIPDVDIVLVPIGGGGIIGGIAKAIKSLRPEAKVIGIEAAHAASMAEAVAMKEICEISTKPTIADGIAVRKAGCEPFKIVQECVDEIVTVTEDEIAKAILFLMEKSKVVAEGAGATTVAAILAGKIKAENKKVCAVISGGNIDINLVERVLNKALILEGRRFAFSIELSDKVGEMAKVVATICEMNANILSINQTMYSQNLGITSQEATFVLECFDKQHQEKVREKLTNMGYRMY; this is encoded by the coding sequence GTGGATTGTAATTTTACCTTAGAAGATATATTAAAGGCTAATGAAACTATAAAGGATTCATTAAAAAGAACACCTGTAGTAGAGTGTCCAACTCTTAGAGAGATGACTGGAAATGCAGTGTATTTTAAGTTAGAAAATCTTCAAAAAACAGGTTCGTTTAAATTAAGAGGAGCTTTAAATAAAATAGCAAGTCTTTCACCAGAGGAAAGAGCAGCAGGTGTTATAGCTTCTTCAGCAGGAAATCATGCTCAGGGAGTAGCGCTAGGAGCAGCAGCTCAAGGAATAAAAGCTACAATAGTTATGCCAGCAACAGCTCCATTAGCAAAAATTGCAGCTACAAAATCGTATGGTGCAGAGGTAATTTTAGAAGGTGAAGTTTATGATGATGCTTACAGAAAAGCTTGTGAAATTCAAAAAGAAACTGGAGCCACTTTTTTACACCCTTTTGATGATAAATTTGTAATGGCAGGACAAGGAACAATAGGTTTAGAAATATTAGAGGATATCCCAGATGTAGATATTGTTTTAGTTCCAATTGGAGGGGGAGGAATTATTGGTGGTATAGCAAAAGCTATAAAATCATTAAGACCAGAGGCTAAAGTAATTGGAATTGAAGCAGCTCATGCAGCATCAATGGCAGAAGCTGTTGCTATGAAAGAAATCTGTGAAATTTCAACAAAACCAACAATTGCAGATGGAATAGCAGTAAGAAAAGCAGGATGTGAGCCATTCAAAATAGTTCAAGAATGTGTTGATGAAATTGTAACCGTAACAGAAGATGAAATAGCAAAAGCAATATTATTCCTTATGGAAAAAAGTAAAGTTGTAGCTGAAGGAGCAGGAGCTACTACAGTTGCAGCAATTTTAGCTGGAAAAATAAAAGCTGAAAATAAAAAGGTTTGTGCTGTAATATCAGGTGGTAATATTGATATTAATCTTGTTGAAAGAGTTTTAAATAAGGCTCTTATACTTGAAGGAAGAAGATTTGCATTTTCAATAGAACTTTCAGATAAAGTTGGAGAGATGGCAAAAGTTGTAGCTACTATTTGTGAAATGAATGCAAATATTTTAAGTATAAATCAAACTATGTATAGTCAAAATTTAGGAATAACTTCTCAAGAAGCAACTTTTGTATTGGAATGTTTCGATAAACAGCATCAAGAAAAAGTAAGAGAAAAATTAACAAATATGGGTTATAGAATGTATTAA
- a CDS encoding M14 family metallopeptidase — translation MSKTFLLTFLSLTTLVLAKTEYTGGKYLGKDVITNLDVEDLENGKTYEFFFEGTENSLGNPWYIPVTVIKGEKSGKKFLINSGVHGNELNPILTTYKIKEKLKPQDLKGTITIVHGMNIPGLLNNNRGYTFGGGSESTSDLNRQMDSGKTATSDQKYSTLLWNNLLSKNADKVIDLHTSGKGSKFPLFVYADFRNPDIKKMAELTRADVVKMDNGEKGSVETSFVELGIPSITFELGSSETQEALIVERATNGVINNLIYWDNLSGKKITPEIETFYGNSWSRIRAEKGGFVEAKVNVMDKVKKGDILFIQYDAFGKVLKNYESPNDGIVASVKDYPFSEPGDSLGRVIEYDSKDKDQILK, via the coding sequence ATGTCAAAAACTTTTTTATTAACTTTTTTATCATTAACTACACTAGTACTTGCTAAAACTGAGTATACTGGAGGAAAATATCTTGGGAAAGATGTAATAACAAATTTAGATGTAGAGGATTTAGAGAATGGAAAAACATATGAATTTTTCTTTGAAGGAACAGAGAATAGTTTAGGAAATCCATGGTATATTCCAGTTACAGTAATTAAAGGAGAAAAATCTGGTAAGAAATTTTTGATTAATTCAGGTGTTCATGGAAATGAATTAAATCCGATTTTAACTACTTATAAGATAAAAGAGAAATTAAAACCACAAGATTTGAAGGGAACAATAACAATAGTTCATGGGATGAATATACCTGGATTGTTAAATAATAATAGAGGTTATACATTTGGAGGAGGTTCTGAAAGTACATCAGATTTGAATAGACAAATGGATTCGGGAAAGACAGCAACATCAGATCAAAAATATTCAACATTACTTTGGAATAATTTGTTATCAAAAAATGCAGATAAAGTAATAGATTTACATACAAGTGGAAAAGGAAGTAAATTCCCATTATTTGTTTATGCTGACTTCAGAAATCCAGATATTAAAAAGATGGCAGAATTAACAAGAGCGGATGTTGTAAAAATGGATAATGGTGAAAAAGGTTCTGTTGAAACATCTTTTGTGGAGTTGGGAATTCCAAGTATTACGTTTGAATTAGGATCTTCAGAAACACAAGAAGCTTTAATAGTAGAAAGAGCAACAAATGGAGTTATAAATAATCTTATTTATTGGGATAATTTAAGTGGAAAAAAAATTACACCTGAAATAGAAACGTTTTATGGAAATTCATGGAGTCGTATTCGAGCTGAAAAAGGTGGTTTTGTAGAAGCAAAAGTTAATGTAATGGATAAAGTAAAAAAAGGAGATATTTTATTTATTCAATACGATGCTTTTGGAAAAGTTTTAAAAAATTATGAATCACCTAATGATGGAATTGTAGCAAGTGTTAAGGATTATCCTTTTAGTGAACCTGGGGATTCTTTAGGAAGAGTAATAGAGTACGATTCAAAAGATAAAGATCAAATTTTAAAATAA
- the agaV gene encoding PTS N-acetylgalactosamine transporter subunit IIB produces the protein MSEPNIVLVRIDNRLIHGQVATAWAQHSGANLLLVPNDDVAQNPTRQSLMNLAAPKGAQTRYFSIQKTIDIIHKAAPRQLIAIIAETPQDVLKLVEGGVPIKKVNIGNMHMAEGKKQISKAVCVDENDISTFKKLSELGIELEIQRVPTEGKENILELIK, from the coding sequence ATGTCAGAACCAAATATTGTTTTAGTGAGAATTGATAACAGATTAATTCATGGACAAGTTGCAACTGCGTGGGCTCAACATTCAGGAGCTAATCTATTATTAGTTCCAAATGATGATGTAGCACAAAATCCTACAAGACAAAGTTTAATGAACTTAGCCGCGCCTAAAGGAGCTCAAACAAGATATTTTTCTATCCAAAAAACTATAGATATTATTCATAAAGCTGCACCGAGACAACTTATAGCAATAATAGCTGAAACACCTCAAGATGTATTAAAGTTAGTTGAAGGGGGAGTGCCAATAAAAAAAGTAAATATTGGAAATATGCATATGGCTGAGGGAAAAAAACAAATATCTAAAGCTGTTTGTGTAGATGAAAATGATATATCAACATTCAAAAAATTATCAGAATTAGGTATTGAATTGGAAATTCAAAGAGTTCCAACAGAAGGAAAGGAAAATATTCTAGAATTGATAAAATAG
- a CDS encoding PolC-type DNA polymerase III yields the protein MGIENIEITEIVFSERNKKMDLICVVSTPQDLKGLDKAYENLKKKFGNELDINFKIDYLTKEITKENFLEIIERVIEKLKRTNAISKSFLYLYRISIKNEVIDIELKNEMAVETLYSSNLDIKIQTLLENYGIRGFRVNFISGDFNSEIKSIETEIENKIITLNSKVAEKVPTEKVPAPPVEIKSAVPMGRGGFSKKKDIKSPSMPISEFKELIENEIAVVEGELFATEGRELRTGKILQVLRITDGEDSITAKIFLNSPEDFDVKVGDFIKISGKKQIDSFENNEEIILVNILNKLDKVKSKKIDSADEKMVELHTHTKMSEMCGVEDVKGIVGRALEYGHKAVAITDYGVVHAFPFAYKAAKGKDIKIIFGCEMYMVDDTQPMVQNAKDVLIDEETYVVFDLETLGLNSHKNEIIEIGAVKLQGRRIVDRYSQLINPGKKIPKKIQDITGIDDALVENMPTIDKILPDFMEFIGDATLVAHNAPFDMGFLKRDIKKYMEIDYNPAVIDTLQMARDLYPDQKGYGLKPMTKFLKVALENHHRAVDDSQATAAMFAIFLEKYLENGITNQLDMTGAFPLNYRKQDIRNVMVLVKDLVGLKNLYKLVSQAHIDYFGSKKPRILKTVLNENREGLIIGAPTSIHFSNSGELSEAYFRNDLSKVERLIDFYDYIELQPRIGFSEFLDNDETGAIASFKDVEKMNRYLYDLGKERGKLVTGSSNVHYLEKEDHKIRSILLYGSGSVFRENQYRVDNGFYFRTTDELLEEFNYLGEDVSKEIVVEATNKLNEMIEKVQPIPSGFYPPKIDNAENIVREMTYAKAYELYGNPLPENVEARIERELKAIIGNGFSVLYLSAQKLVKKSLDNGYLVGSRGSVGSSIVAYMMGITEVNALYPHYLCTNPECKHSEFIEREGAGVDLPDKICPKCGIQMKKDGHSIPFEVFMGFNGDKVPDIDLNFSGEYQSEIHRYCEELFGKSNVFKAGTISTLAEKNAEGYVRKFFEDHSIFSGRAEVMRMAQKCEGAKKTTGQHPGGMIVVPQGNSIYEFCPVQRPANDQNSDSTTTHYDYHVMDEQLVKLDILGHDDPTTIKILQEYTGVDVYDIPLGDPETLKIFSGTEALGVTQEQIGSVVGTYGVPEFGTGFVRQMLVDTMPTTFAELVRISGLSHGTDVWLNNAQEFVREGKATLSQVISVRDDIMNFLIDQGIEKGTAFKIMEFVRKGQPSKNVAQWKEYSDLMKSHGVPEWYIESCRRIKYMFPKGHAVAYVMMAMRIAYFKVHYPLAFYAAYLSRKVEDFDFELMNDLVKVKEKIQELNREPKLDVKKKAQLAVCEIIVEMHARGFEFLNLDVYKSHGSKFIIEDGKIRVPLMGLNGLGASVMENIVRERELGRFISYEDFKRRTKTSQTTVDKLKEFNCIESLSETNQTTLFF from the coding sequence ATGGGGATTGAAAATATAGAAATAACAGAGATTGTTTTTAGTGAAAGAAATAAAAAAATGGATCTTATCTGTGTAGTTTCTACTCCTCAGGATTTAAAAGGATTAGATAAGGCTTATGAAAATTTAAAAAAGAAGTTTGGAAATGAGTTAGATATTAATTTTAAAATAGATTATTTGACGAAAGAGATTACAAAAGAAAATTTTTTAGAAATTATTGAAAGAGTTATTGAAAAATTAAAGAGAACTAATGCTATTTCAAAATCGTTTTTATATCTATATAGAATATCTATAAAAAATGAAGTAATTGATATTGAATTGAAAAATGAGATGGCGGTAGAAACACTGTATAGTTCAAATTTAGATATAAAAATACAAACTCTTTTAGAAAACTATGGAATTAGAGGGTTTAGAGTAAATTTCATATCAGGAGATTTTAATAGTGAGATAAAATCGATAGAAACTGAAATAGAAAATAAAATAATAACTTTAAATTCTAAAGTTGCTGAGAAAGTACCAACAGAAAAAGTACCAGCTCCACCAGTTGAAATTAAGTCAGCTGTGCCTATGGGAAGAGGTGGATTTAGTAAAAAGAAAGATATAAAAAGTCCAAGTATGCCAATATCAGAGTTTAAAGAGCTAATAGAAAATGAGATAGCAGTTGTAGAAGGAGAACTATTTGCTACAGAAGGAAGAGAGTTAAGAACTGGAAAAATTCTTCAAGTTTTAAGAATAACTGATGGAGAAGATTCAATAACGGCTAAAATATTTTTAAACAGTCCAGAAGATTTTGATGTTAAAGTTGGAGATTTTATAAAAATTAGTGGAAAGAAACAAATTGATAGTTTTGAAAATAATGAAGAGATAATTTTAGTAAATATATTAAATAAGTTAGATAAGGTAAAGTCTAAAAAAATAGATTCAGCTGATGAAAAAATGGTAGAACTTCATACTCATACAAAAATGAGTGAAATGTGTGGAGTAGAAGATGTAAAAGGGATAGTTGGAAGAGCTTTAGAATATGGTCATAAAGCTGTTGCAATAACAGATTATGGTGTTGTTCATGCTTTCCCATTTGCATATAAAGCAGCTAAAGGAAAAGATATAAAGATAATCTTTGGATGTGAAATGTATATGGTAGATGATACACAGCCAATGGTTCAAAATGCTAAAGATGTTTTGATAGATGAAGAAACATATGTTGTATTTGACTTAGAAACTTTAGGTTTAAATTCTCATAAAAATGAAATTATAGAGATTGGAGCTGTAAAGTTACAAGGAAGAAGAATAGTAGATAGATATTCACAGCTTATTAATCCAGGAAAAAAAATACCAAAGAAAATTCAGGATATAACAGGAATTGATGATGCATTAGTTGAGAATATGCCAACTATAGATAAAATATTACCAGATTTTATGGAGTTTATAGGGGATGCTACTTTAGTAGCTCATAATGCACCATTTGATATGGGATTTTTAAAAAGAGATATAAAAAAATATATGGAAATAGATTATAATCCGGCTGTAATAGATACCTTGCAAATGGCTAGAGACTTATATCCTGATCAAAAAGGATACGGATTAAAACCTATGACAAAATTTTTAAAAGTAGCTCTTGAAAATCACCATAGGGCTGTTGATGACTCGCAAGCTACAGCAGCTATGTTTGCTATATTCTTAGAAAAGTATCTAGAAAATGGAATTACAAATCAGTTGGATATGACAGGAGCTTTTCCTTTGAATTATAGAAAACAGGACATAAGAAACGTAATGGTTTTGGTTAAGGATTTAGTAGGATTAAAAAATCTATATAAATTAGTTTCACAGGCACATATTGATTATTTTGGAAGTAAAAAACCAAGAATTTTGAAAACTGTTTTAAATGAAAATAGAGAAGGATTGATTATTGGAGCTCCAACTTCAATTCATTTTTCTAATAGTGGAGAGTTGTCTGAAGCGTATTTTAGAAATGATCTATCAAAAGTTGAAAGATTAATTGATTTTTATGATTATATTGAACTTCAACCTAGGATTGGATTCTCAGAATTTTTAGATAATGATGAAACTGGAGCCATAGCTTCTTTCAAAGATGTTGAAAAGATGAATAGATATCTTTATGATTTAGGGAAAGAAAGAGGAAAGTTAGTTACGGGATCATCAAATGTGCATTATTTAGAAAAAGAGGATCATAAAATAAGATCAATACTTCTTTATGGAAGTGGAAGCGTATTTAGAGAAAACCAATATAGAGTAGACAATGGTTTTTATTTTAGAACTACAGATGAGTTATTAGAAGAGTTTAATTATTTAGGAGAAGATGTATCTAAAGAAATTGTTGTTGAGGCAACAAATAAGTTAAACGAGATGATTGAAAAAGTTCAACCTATTCCAAGTGGATTTTATCCGCCAAAAATAGATAATGCAGAAAATATAGTTAGAGAAATGACTTATGCAAAAGCTTATGAGCTGTATGGAAATCCTTTGCCTGAAAATGTTGAGGCAAGAATAGAAAGAGAGTTAAAAGCAATTATAGGAAATGGATTCTCAGTATTATATTTATCAGCTCAAAAACTAGTTAAAAAATCTTTAGATAATGGATATTTAGTTGGATCAAGAGGATCAGTAGGTTCATCAATTGTAGCCTACATGATGGGAATAACAGAGGTTAATGCCCTTTATCCACATTATTTATGTACTAATCCGGAGTGTAAACATTCAGAATTTATTGAAAGAGAAGGAGCAGGGGTTGACTTACCAGATAAAATTTGTCCAAAATGTGGGATACAAATGAAAAAAGATGGACATTCAATTCCATTTGAAGTATTTATGGGATTTAATGGAGATAAGGTTCCAGATATAGATTTAAACTTTTCAGGAGAGTATCAATCGGAAATTCATAGATATTGTGAAGAGTTATTTGGAAAATCAAATGTATTTAAAGCTGGTACAATTTCTACTTTAGCAGAAAAAAATGCTGAAGGTTACGTAAGGAAATTCTTTGAAGATCATAGTATATTCTCAGGAAGAGCTGAAGTCATGAGAATGGCCCAAAAATGTGAAGGAGCTAAAAAAACAACAGGACAGCATCCAGGAGGAATGATTGTAGTTCCTCAAGGTAATTCTATATATGAATTTTGTCCAGTTCAAAGACCTGCAAATGATCAAAATAGTGACTCAACAACAACTCATTATGACTATCACGTAATGGACGAACAATTAGTAAAGTTAGATATATTAGGACATGATGATCCTACTACAATAAAGATATTACAAGAGTATACAGGAGTTGACGTTTATGATATACCTTTAGGAGATCCTGAAACATTGAAGATTTTTTCAGGAACAGAGGCGTTAGGTGTTACTCAAGAGCAGATAGGTTCAGTTGTAGGAACATATGGAGTTCCAGAATTTGGAACAGGATTTGTTAGACAAATGCTAGTTGATACAATGCCGACAACTTTTGCAGAATTAGTTAGAATATCAGGGTTATCACATGGAACAGATGTATGGCTAAATAATGCTCAAGAGTTTGTAAGAGAAGGAAAAGCAACTTTATCTCAAGTGATATCGGTTAGAGACGATATTATGAACTTCTTAATAGATCAAGGTATTGAAAAAGGAACTGCTTTTAAAATTATGGAGTTTGTAAGAAAAGGACAACCAAGTAAAAATGTTGCACAGTGGAAAGAGTATTCTGACTTGATGAAAAGTCATGGGGTTCCAGAGTGGTATATAGAGTCATGTAGAAGAATAAAGTATATGTTCCCTAAAGGACATGCGGTAGCATATGTTATGATGGCAATGAGAATAGCTTATTTTAAGGTTCATTATCCATTGGCTTTCTATGCAGCATACTTAAGTAGAAAAGTTGAAGATTTTGATTTTGAATTAATGAATGATTTAGTAAAAGTTAAAGAAAAAATTCAAGAATTAAATAGAGAACCAAAGCTTGATGTTAAGAAAAAAGCTCAATTAGCAGTGTGTGAAATAATAGTAGAGATGCATGCAAGAGGGTTTGAATTTTTAAATTTAGATGTTTATAAATCTCATGGTTCTAAGTTTATAATAGAAGACGGAAAGATAAGAGTTCCATTAATGGGATTAAATGGATTAGGAGCATCAGTAATGGAAAATATAGTCAGAGAAAGAGAATTAGGAAGATTCATATCTTATGAAGATTTTAAAAGAAGAACCAAAACATCTCAAACAACTGTAGATAAATTAAAGGAATTTAATTGTATAGAGTCTTTAAGTGAAACAAATCAGACGACTTTATTTTTCTAG
- a CDS encoding sugar porter family MFS transporter, translating to MKSKNIYTVASIVGMAGFIFVYDSANLGGSVKYIQPYFKLGPSQVGILVAISLIGNFFGSLLAGYFSDKIGRKLTMIYGVIVGIIGLLFASFAPFIIIFYIGRIIFGFSIGLIFVAAPMYITEVAPAPKRGRAGSIRQLLLAFGLILGYTIGFIFNYYFSLEWNIKFGWRVLIFIEIALLIIMLFSMLTLVESPRWLIIKGRVEEAKKSLETFIDSKERVNIVFSEMLTNNSPEISGKKIKIRGGLIYALTLCVIFPIFRQLSGVNAITYYAQKIFATISSDTPSLAYFQSIFIGVSELLGAIFVVTFADKMGRKILLLIGVAGMFFSEAFIAYSLYNSQEGIILSYFIYIYNFFFTISAGAMLTVYISEVLPTVIRSKGSSLTGMINWIVDATVIYSFPLLNANIYLTEKFHGSISFIIFSVSMLIFFIIILFLPETKDKTLEEIADYWKTKGDWE from the coding sequence ATGAAGAGTAAAAATATATATACTGTAGCCTCTATTGTTGGTATGGCTGGATTTATATTTGTATATGATTCCGCTAATTTGGGAGGATCTGTTAAATATATTCAACCATATTTTAAATTAGGTCCTAGTCAAGTCGGAATTCTTGTTGCCATATCTCTTATTGGAAACTTTTTCGGAAGTTTACTTGCAGGATATTTTAGTGATAAAATTGGACGGAAACTAACAATGATTTATGGAGTTATCGTTGGAATAATTGGCCTTTTATTTGCCTCATTCGCTCCATTTATTATTATTTTTTATATTGGAAGAATTATTTTTGGTTTTTCTATTGGATTAATATTTGTTGCAGCTCCAATGTATATTACAGAAGTCGCACCTGCTCCTAAAAGAGGTCGAGCTGGCTCTATTCGTCAACTGCTTTTAGCTTTTGGATTAATATTAGGCTATACTATTGGATTTATATTTAACTATTATTTTTCTTTAGAATGGAATATTAAATTTGGATGGAGAGTTCTAATCTTTATTGAAATTGCGTTATTAATTATTATGCTATTTAGTATGCTCACTCTTGTTGAGAGTCCTCGTTGGCTTATAATTAAAGGTCGAGTTGAAGAAGCGAAAAAAAGCTTGGAAACTTTTATCGATTCGAAAGAACGGGTAAATATAGTTTTTTCAGAAATGCTTACCAATAACTCTCCAGAAATATCTGGAAAAAAAATAAAAATTCGTGGTGGTCTTATTTACGCTCTAACTCTTTGTGTTATCTTTCCAATATTTAGGCAACTTTCTGGAGTAAATGCTATCACATATTATGCTCAAAAAATATTTGCAACGATTTCTAGTGATACTCCTAGTTTAGCTTATTTCCAAAGTATATTTATTGGTGTTTCAGAATTATTAGGTGCTATTTTTGTAGTTACATTTGCTGATAAAATGGGGAGAAAAATTCTTTTACTTATTGGTGTTGCTGGAATGTTTTTTTCTGAAGCTTTTATAGCTTATTCTCTATATAACTCCCAAGAAGGAATAATATTGTCTTATTTTATATATATTTACAATTTTTTCTTTACTATATCTGCTGGTGCCATGCTTACTGTATATATATCTGAAGTTCTTCCAACTGTTATCAGATCAAAAGGAAGTTCTCTTACAGGTATGATAAATTGGATTGTTGATGCTACTGTAATTTATTCTTTTCCATTACTAAATGCTAATATATACTTAACCGAAAAATTTCATGGTTCAATTTCATTTATCATATTTTCTGTATCTATGTTAATATTTTTTATTATAATTTTATTTCTTCCTGAAACAAAAGATAAAACACTTGAAGAGATTGCAGATTATTGGAAAACAAAAGGTGATTGGGAATAA